ACGATGGAAAAGGTTTCCCAATGGGCATTTCTAATAGATTCCCATGCAAGTCTCCTAGTGGAAGTGTTGTTACCATGCAACTGGAGGAATAATACCTTCTTCTTCTTACTCCTCTTTAGCCTCCTGCTTCTTCAGATTTTGCTCCATCCTCTCTTTATCTTTCTCCTTTCCTCTATCTGCAGAGTAACAAGCAGTGTGCAGGGGTGtcattttaataatataattggTCCATTTCATTTGTTTTAGCAGGTGAGTTGAAGTTAAACTCTCAACAGATTCAGGTATCGGGACTTGATTTCAGATAAAGAAGACAGCTAAATAGCAGAAGAGAAGATTGAGTTTTGACGTTAGTATGTAGAGACTCGTCAGGATTAGATATTGATAAGGGAATATCCATGGATGCACAAGAAGTGATAGCCATTTACAATATAAGAGAGACAATAGTCTCCTCTGTTTTCTGGCAGATTAGGTTCAGAATTAATCTGCATAGAGATCATTGGTGACAGTATCAAAAAGTTTCTTCTGTGCTTACTGAATGAATTGGAAAATGAACAGAAGACCAATTCCAGACGGACATCCAAGGAAAGCATCCTAAACCAATGAACCATTGCAAGGCTTGAACAAAGTCAAATGACCAGTCTATATACATGTCTCCATATCCAGAGTTAAAACTGACATCTTACAGATATAGTTGTCAAACTATCCAAAGCTCATTAGAGAGAATTGATCTGATCTTTTGAAAGTGATAAAGGAATATCTTGCCTTTTTGCATAAGAACAAAAAATCATGACCACTTTCTTCGGTATTATATGATGACATTAAAGATATGGTTATGTTTGTGACTAAAATTTGGATTAGAAATGACATTCGATTGGATGTAAAAAAGGTATCAGGCAAAACTATTTGAGCAGCACAATGAGGTGTTTATGTTGGGGAATTTGGCTAGTACCTGGCAAATGAATGTTTGTTCTTGAAGCAGAAGACAGAATATAATTCAAGCTATCTAGCAAAGAATCAAGACATCTGTTACTAGATCAGAATAAATTATCAGATCATTTTCTATGGATATTTCCAGAGAGGGTGCACATCAAATGCATGTAATGCAAATGAGAAAGCACAAACCTTGAAGagataacaacaataacaacaacatggAACTGAAGCAAAACAGGAACAATTACATTCAGTAGCAACATGCCTGTGCTGCTATGATACCATCCACTGAGATATTAAATTACAATATAAGATCTACCATCCAATGGAACATATTCAGATGCCACTGGTATAATATCTTCGGAGAATTTTGATAAATGTGCAAATTTGGTGTAATCAAGCAAGACATTTCAAATAGCTAATGCAACATTTACTGAGGGGTAATGTTATAGCAAGTGCACACATCATATCAGAGACTGACCCAAACACATAAAACATGCTAATTGACATACAACTCAACAAAATAAATACATAAGCATCATACCATGGAACTGATAGACTAATCAATGGAGACACAAGCCTGGTAGATGTCAGCATTTGCCATTATTGGCTGTGCTGCAGAAGGAAGCTGCCATGGTTTCAGGAGAGGGTCCGCCATCTTTGGTGTGTCTATGGTCATCCCACTGACCCCCTCAAAGAAATGGAGCACTGAGTTCACCGAGCGCAGCCTCGCAGTCAATTCGCTCACCTGAGCCCTTAGGATGGCATTCTCGGCCTCCACTTTCGTGTGCTTCTGTGTCTCCAGATTGATTTGCATTGCAATCTTACCATTTTGGTTCTTGAGCTGTGCCTCCTGGTTTATTAGATCATCCAAGTGCTGCTGCTTCCTAATCCTAGACCTCCTCGCAGATTCTCTGTTCGAGAGcattctctttctcttcctctcatcTATCACCAGCTGCGGATCTCCTTCCAAACTCGAAGCTTGGCGGACTGGAAAGGAAGACATACTCTTTTGCAGGGTGATTCCCTGATTCTAAGCTAGTCAAAATCGGATTGGACGGAAAGATCCCCTTTTTGGGGAACGAATGGATCAAGCAATGAGATTTAGTTCATGAGATCACATAAAACCAGTAGAGGAACACGAGGGAGAAGGAATGGAGGAAGCAGACGCTCAGAGTAGCGAGATTCATAAAGGCCTGGAGCTGATTCTCCACAGAATCAGAGACAAGTACATTAAGTTCATCAACAATCTTTAATTTCTTCCAAAGAAACCTTTTGTCTGTGAGCAAAGAAAGGTAGTTTATCGAGGATGGTACCAGATTTACCAAATCAATTCCCGACAAGAAGAAAGATCAAAAACAAAAGATCCGATTTCGACACTGGGATTCGACGACAGCCCCAAAACCAAACTAGTTGCGAAGGATCAGATCTTGAATCACAGCCAGAGATCGACCAGAAATAAAGAGAAGTATTGTACAGGGACGGACGAACGGACACAGAGCATAAGTAATAAGGAGAGTAGATAAGAGAATAGAAAACTTAGCTGGAATGACAGGCGCAGCCAAACCGACCAACCGATCGAGCAAATGGATGAGAGGACTTGTGAT
This Musa acuminata AAA Group cultivar baxijiao chromosome BXJ1-2, Cavendish_Baxijiao_AAA, whole genome shotgun sequence DNA region includes the following protein-coding sequences:
- the LOC135594650 gene encoding bZIP transcription factor 53-like — translated: MSSFPVRQASSLEGDPQLVIDERKRKRMLSNRESARRSRIRKQQHLDDLINQEAQLKNQNGKIAMQINLETQKHTKVEAENAILRAQVSELTARLRSVNSVLHFFEGVSGMTIDTPKMADPLLKPWQLPSAAQPIMANADIYQACVSID